The DNA window TAGGCAGCGCCCGCGGTCGTGTCCCCACCCCGGGAGGAGGATCCGGGCGTGCAGGTCGGGTCGCAAGCCGCGGTCGTGAGGGTGGTGGCCACCATCCAGGCACGGAGACGCATGCGGGCGACGATGCATGGTTCTCGCTGGCCTCGCAAGCGAGGGGGGTCGCGCAGGTCGCCGGGACGATGGCGTGGAACGAGCACGCGCAGGAGCGCTTGCGGCCCGGTCGCGGTGTGCGCAAGGGGAAGGGGTGCAAGCGCATCTCATCTTCTTCGTGCAGGATCAGGCGGCCAGCGGAGCCTTCTACGCGCAGGTGCTCGGGCGCGCGCCGCGGCTCGACGTGCCTGGGATGACCGAGTTTCAGCTCGGTGAGGGTGCGGTGCTCGGGTTGATGCCGGAGCGCTCGATCGCGCGGCTGCTCGGTCCGCCGATCGAGCCCGCGCAGGTGCGGGGGCCGGGGCGCGCGGAGCTGTACCTGCTGGTCGATGCGCCGGGGTCGTACCACGCGCGCGCGCTGGCGTGCGGGGCCCGGGAGCTGAGCCCGCTGTCGCTGCGGTCGTGGGGGCATGAGGTGGCGTACAGCCTCGATGTGGATGGGCACGTGCTGGCGTTCGCGCG is part of the Chondromyces crocatus genome and encodes:
- a CDS encoding VOC family protein; the protein is MQAHLIFFVQDQAASGAFYAQVLGRAPRLDVPGMTEFQLGEGAVLGLMPERSIARLLGPPIEPAQVRGPGRAELYLLVDAPGSYHARALACGARELSPLSLRSWGHEVAYSLDVDGHVLAFARAAEGGEPA